The Entelurus aequoreus isolate RoL-2023_Sb linkage group LG23, RoL_Eaeq_v1.1, whole genome shotgun sequence genome has a window encoding:
- the LOC133640497 gene encoding histone H2B 1/2-like — translation MTLLQEHNRRQSGLFTCRTPITMPEPQAKAAPKKGSKKAVTKAAGKGKGKRRKARKESYAIYVYKVLKQVHPDTGISSKAMSIMNSFVNDIFERIATEASRLAHYNKRSTISSREIQTAVRLLLPGELAKHAVSEGTKAVTKYTSSK, via the coding sequence ATGACATTACTACAAGAGCACAACAGGCGACAATCAGGTTTATTCACTTGTCGAACTCCAATCACAATGCCTGAACCACAAGCCAAGGCTGCACCCAAGAAGGGCTCCAAGAAAGCCGTCACCAAGGCTGCCGGCAAGGGCAAAGGAAAGAGGAGAAAGGCCAGGAAGGAGAGCTATGCCATCTACGTGTACAAGGTGCTGAAGCAGGTCCACCCTGACACCGGCATCTCGTCCAAGGCCATGAGCATCATGAACTCCTTCGTCAACGACATCTTCGAGCGCATCGCCACTGAGGCTTCTCGTCTGGCTCACTACAACAAGAGATCCACCATCTCTTCCAGGGAGATCCAGACCGCCGTGCGTCTCCTGCTGCCCGGTGAGCTGGCCAAGCACGCTGTGTCTGAGGGCACCAAGGCTGTCACCAAGTACACCAGCTCCAAGTAA